CGACTTCATAGCCTCTTTTGCTTCCACGAGCGGGAAGGGGCAGACGGATCCGTTGGTTTCCAGGGTGACCTGAGCCATTGTGGTGTTCCTTTTCTTCTTGCGGGGGTGGGGTTAGACGCCGGCGGGCACGCGGGCCGGAGCAGGCGCCGAGCGGCGGTTGAGGATGGTCAGCTTCGCGGCCAGGCCGGTGCCGAGGATCATAAAGACCAGGGCCGTCCAGCCCTGGAAGCTGAACTGCGCGGTCTGCACCATGGCGTTTCCGATGGTGCACCCGCCGGCCAGCGCGGCACCGATGCCCATCAGGGCACCGCCGCCCAAGCTCTTGAGGACGGTGGCGGCGTCGGGCACGCGGACCCGGAACTCGCCGCTGCCCTTGGCCGCAATGTAGGAGCCAAGCAGGATGCCGATCACCAGGAACACACCCCAGTCCACCAGTTCCGGATCACCGGTGACCAGGTAGCCCACCAGCTTGGAGGACGGCGTCGTGATGCCCAGCCCGTCCTGGCGGCCGGTGGCCCAGCTCAGCGGCCACGCGGCAATGGCGATCAGGCCAATCACTACAGCGGTGGCGAAGGCGTTCCACGGCTTCTCGAACAGCAGGTGCGCCAGTCCGGTTTTCGCCGGAGGCAGCGATGCCAGGCGGATCTTCGGCTTGCGCAGGTGGTGGCGGACCGCCAGGCCGACGCCGGCGACCAGCAGGGCCACAAACAGCCAGGGTGATACTCCCAGCACCGAATAGAAGTTGCTCTGTTCCACGGTCACCGAGCGCATGGCCGTGTTGAAGCCGGACAGCGGGCCCGTCTTCATGATGGCCGCGAACAGGGCATAGGCGGCCAGGGCGAACCAGCTGCCCACCAGCCCTTCACCGGCACGGTAATAGGTGCCGGTTGCGCAGCCCCCGGCCAGCACTATGGCGAAACCGAAGATAAACCCGCCAATAATCGTGGCCAGCCACGGGAATGCGTTGGCGGAGAGGCTGATGACCCCGGCGGCGTCGAGGGCGAAGACGCCGACGCTCTGCACGGCCACCACCACCAGGAAGGCCGTAAGCCAGCGGGTGCTGCGGGTGACCCACACGTCCCGGAACGCTCCGGTGACGCAGAAACGCCCCCGTTGCATCACGAAACCGAGGGCAACGCCAACCAGCAGGCCTGAAATAAGCATTGCAACTGCTCCTAGGGGAAGAACCTTTTGCGGCGGGTATCCGCCGCGGTTCAGCAACGCTAGTTCCGCAGGTTTCCCGCAGCCAAGGAATGTGGCCCGGCATTACCGCGGGTTAAGCCCTGTGACGTGCCGGTGGACACTGCGCGTGGCAGAATCGACAAAGCCCCACCCGGACCGGGCCGTCAGGATGAGATGTCGACTATCTCGGTGGTAATTCCCGCCCGCAATGACGCGGCGATGCTCGCCGTCTGCCTGCGGGCACCGGCGCAGCAGACGCGGGTACCGGATGAGATTGTGGTGGTGGACAACGCCAGCACCGACGGCACCGCGGCCGTCTGCCGTGCCGCAGGCGTCCGGCGCGTCTATGAGCCCAACGTCGGAGTGGCTGCGGCAACCTTCCGCGGATTCGATGAGGCAAACGGGGAATGGCTGGCCCGGCTCGATGCCGATTCGGTGCCGCCCCCGTCATGGCTGGCGCAACTGGAGGCGGCCATGCTCGACGCCGGTGAAAACACCGCGGTCACGGGGCCCGGCGATTTTTACGGCTCCGGCTCACTGATCCGCTGGGTTGCGCAGAATCTGTATATCGGCGGCTACAGGTGGTCCATGCGCCTGCTCATGGGGCATCCGCCGCTGTTCGGGTCGAACTTCGGCTTCCACCGCAGCATGTGGTCCCGCCTCCGCGGACGGGTGCACCGCGGCGCCCCTCCCGTGCATGACGACCTGGATCTGGGGTACCAGGTGCGGGCGGAGATGGATGTCCGCTGGGACCGGCACCTGCGGGTGGGCGTATCCGCGCGGCCGCTGTACACCTGGGCAGACGTGTACCGCCGGGTGGCCATGGCGTACGTGACCTTCAAAGTGGATTTCCGCGGCGAACCGCCGCTGCGCCGCCTGCGCGAACGCCGCCGGTACCGGCGGACGGTGCGGAGCCGGCTGCGGAGTTCACGGCGTGCCCGGCGCCGCGGACCGGTACATCCGCAGCAGGTCGCGCGTGAGCTGGTGCGGAGATTCCTCGCACGGGCTGTGCCCGCTGCCGTAGGCGGCGAACGAGGCGCCGATGCTCGCGGCAAATTCGCGGTGCAGCCGCACCGGCCACACGTCATGTTCGCCGACGGCGACGAACTTCGGCAGCGTGGACGCCCCCAGGGCGGCCCGCAGGTCCGGGGCATGGCGCATCAGCCCCACCATGTCCCGGACGGAGTCCCGCCGGGTGACGGTGAACCGGTGGTTGACCAGCTTCATCCGCCCGGCGTCGGCCCGGATGAAGTTGCGCCGCACGCCCCAAACAATCAAGTCGGCGCTGAGGCG
This Arthrobacter sp. zg-Y20 DNA region includes the following protein-coding sequences:
- a CDS encoding YeeE/YedE family protein; protein product: MLISGLLVGVALGFVMQRGRFCVTGAFRDVWVTRSTRWLTAFLVVVAVQSVGVFALDAAGVISLSANAFPWLATIIGGFIFGFAIVLAGGCATGTYYRAGEGLVGSWFALAAYALFAAIMKTGPLSGFNTAMRSVTVEQSNFYSVLGVSPWLFVALLVAGVGLAVRHHLRKPKIRLASLPPAKTGLAHLLFEKPWNAFATAVVIGLIAIAAWPLSWATGRQDGLGITTPSSKLVGYLVTGDPELVDWGVFLVIGILLGSYIAAKGSGEFRVRVPDAATVLKSLGGGALMGIGAALAGGCTIGNAMVQTAQFSFQGWTALVFMILGTGLAAKLTILNRRSAPAPARVPAGV